One window of the Endomicrobium proavitum genome contains the following:
- the nifH gene encoding nitrogenase iron protein: MAKKIKQIAIYGKGGIGKSTTTSNISAALSTLGYKVMQFGCDPKSDSTNTLRQGKYIPTVLDTLRDKPNVKAQEVIFTGFNGIFCVEAGGPAPGVGCAGRGITTAVQLFKQQHVFEDLDLDYVIFDVLGDVVCGGFAVPIREGIAEHVFTVSSSDFMAVYAANNLFNGIKKYSNAGGALLGGVIANSINQPYAKDIIDDFVKQTKTQVVEYVPRSVTVTQSELQGKTTIEAAPNSAQAQVYLSLAKKIAAHEVSKVPEPLTVSELREWAAKWADHLLALETGTIEGAKAGI; this comes from the coding sequence ATGGCAAAAAAAATTAAACAGATTGCAATTTACGGAAAAGGGGGCATAGGCAAATCAACAACTACTTCAAATATCAGCGCGGCGTTGTCCACGTTAGGATATAAAGTAATGCAGTTCGGCTGCGATCCAAAAAGCGATTCAACAAACACGCTGCGTCAGGGAAAGTATATACCTACAGTATTAGATACTTTAAGAGACAAGCCGAATGTTAAAGCGCAGGAAGTTATATTCACGGGATTTAACGGAATATTTTGCGTTGAAGCAGGCGGTCCTGCTCCGGGAGTAGGATGCGCGGGAAGAGGCATAACAACCGCGGTACAACTTTTCAAACAGCAGCACGTATTTGAAGATTTAGATTTGGATTATGTAATTTTTGACGTTTTGGGAGACGTTGTCTGCGGAGGATTTGCGGTGCCTATACGAGAAGGTATTGCAGAACACGTTTTCACGGTTTCATCGTCAGACTTCATGGCAGTTTACGCCGCAAATAATTTGTTTAACGGAATTAAAAAATATTCAAACGCAGGAGGCGCGCTTTTAGGAGGCGTAATAGCCAATTCCATAAATCAGCCTTACGCAAAAGATATTATTGACGATTTTGTTAAGCAGACAAAAACGCAGGTTGTTGAATATGTTCCGCGCTCAGTAACGGTAACTCAGAGCGAACTTCAGGGCAAAACAACAATTGAAGCGGCTCCAAATTCCGCACAGGCGCAAGTTTATTTGAGTCTTGCAAAAAAAATAGCGGCTCACGAAGTTTCAAAAGTTCCGGAACCTCTTACGGTGTCGGAACTCAGAGAGTGGGCGGCAAAATGGGCAGACCATTTACTTGCTCTTGAAACAGGAACAATTGAAGGCGCAAAAGCAGGAATTTAA
- a CDS encoding transposase — translation MWITQGYTVKQLSKLSEHSQSTIRRTLKYWLSKEPNLCDEKELSKIKHVLYDATYFHRGNCFLVLADNKTKKIFFCEFVRSENYQQARNYFDRLKAFGLRPKVLISDANQTILKVFQDVWANAIMQRCLIHASFQTIRFLHKNSKTKAAQDLKSIAIACSRIKSQKNKEEFENAYTNWRLKYEPFIKSLPNESYEYKEINKANTFLKDSLKDIFYFLKDRQIASNTNYLENLFKTLKENIRRHNGLTKKHKIAFVKWFFFFKNPKKTTLFEH, via the coding sequence TTGTGGATTACACAAGGCTACACTGTAAAACAATTATCAAAATTGTCAGAGCATTCGCAATCTACAATTAGAAGGACACTTAAATACTGGCTTTCAAAAGAGCCTAATCTTTGTGATGAAAAAGAGCTGTCAAAAATCAAACATGTTCTTTATGATGCAACATATTTTCACAGAGGCAATTGCTTTTTGGTTTTGGCTGATAACAAAACAAAAAAGATATTTTTCTGCGAATTTGTTAGAAGCGAAAACTATCAGCAAGCAAGAAACTATTTTGATAGATTAAAAGCATTTGGATTAAGACCAAAAGTTTTAATTTCCGACGCGAATCAAACAATATTGAAAGTCTTTCAAGATGTTTGGGCTAATGCCATAATGCAAAGATGTTTGATCCATGCCAGTTTCCAAACAATCAGGTTTTTGCATAAAAACTCTAAGACAAAAGCGGCGCAAGACTTAAAAAGCATTGCCATTGCCTGCTCAAGAATTAAAAGCCAAAAGAATAAAGAAGAATTTGAAAATGCTTACACAAACTGGCGTTTGAAATATGAACCTTTTATAAAATCTTTGCCAAATGAAAGCTATGAATACAAAGAAATAAACAAAGCAAATACTTTTTTAAAAGACTCGTTAAAAGATATTTTCTATTTTTTAAAAGATCGTCAAATAGCAAGCAATACGAATTATTTAGAAAATCTATTTAAGACATTAAAAGAAAATATACGCCGTCATAATGGGCTTACTAAAAAACATAAAATCGCTTTTGTTAAATGGTTTTTTTTCTTTAAAAACCCCAAAAAAACCACACTTTTTGAACATTAA
- a CDS encoding carbohydrate porin — protein MNKKIIAALVAALVVAGGNSSIFAQNGSESAADKLGLKISGGGTILFQGTPKLNDGSETSQNDATYSFDLKFVKELSSNNKIVIRFEGGKGFGLPLETYGWVNSDADPSIDPAFGHTSAKLTELYYEQTFLDGKLSFDIGKLNYWWFFDNNAYANNETSQFQTGPFVVNQLVNKPDRNVAAVVGYSFTEIVSAQLGYFANDLDKFDSNGLSVLQIDLKPIEDGTYRVYGWYNANKNLYNYKKIEDEGGLNVADSANIKTEDSYGFGLSADQKVTEHLGLFARVAYKKADAAEAEINSAIIDDVATNNSLLWNIGASINGELWSRANDTVGIAVGQIYGSYEYKKYINPAYKDGAETQAELYYSYALNDNFAITPAVQYFSNPLGGNATTKDDVVVYGIRTQFSF, from the coding sequence ATGAATAAGAAAATAATTGCAGCTTTAGTTGCTGCACTTGTAGTAGCAGGCGGAAACAGTAGCATATTCGCACAGAACGGCAGCGAAAGCGCAGCAGACAAACTCGGACTTAAAATATCAGGCGGCGGCACAATATTATTTCAGGGAACCCCTAAACTCAACGACGGTTCCGAAACATCGCAAAACGACGCAACTTACTCATTTGATTTAAAATTTGTAAAAGAGCTTTCAAGCAACAATAAAATAGTTATCCGCTTTGAAGGCGGAAAAGGATTCGGACTTCCTTTAGAAACCTACGGATGGGTAAACTCCGACGCAGACCCTTCAATAGACCCCGCATTCGGACACACAAGCGCAAAACTCACCGAGTTGTATTATGAACAAACTTTCCTTGACGGCAAACTTTCGTTTGACATCGGAAAATTAAACTATTGGTGGTTCTTTGACAACAACGCTTATGCCAACAATGAAACATCGCAATTTCAAACAGGACCTTTCGTTGTAAATCAACTTGTTAATAAGCCCGACAGAAACGTTGCGGCGGTAGTAGGTTATTCTTTCACCGAAATTGTCAGCGCGCAGTTAGGCTATTTTGCTAACGATCTTGACAAATTTGATTCTAACGGTTTGAGCGTTCTTCAAATTGATTTAAAACCTATTGAAGACGGAACCTACAGAGTTTACGGTTGGTATAACGCCAATAAAAATTTGTATAACTACAAAAAAATTGAAGATGAAGGCGGACTTAATGTAGCTGATTCTGCCAATATAAAAACCGAAGATTCTTATGGCTTTGGACTTAGCGCAGATCAGAAAGTAACAGAACATCTTGGTCTTTTTGCAAGAGTAGCATACAAAAAAGCAGACGCCGCAGAAGCTGAAATAAACTCCGCAATAATAGATGATGTTGCAACAAACAATTCTTTACTGTGGAACATCGGCGCATCAATCAACGGCGAGCTTTGGTCAAGAGCAAATGATACGGTAGGTATTGCAGTAGGGCAAATTTATGGTTCTTACGAATATAAGAAATACATAAATCCGGCTTATAAAGACGGCGCAGAAACGCAGGCAGAATTGTATTACAGCTACGCGCTTAACGACAACTTCGCAATTACGCCTGCAGTTCAGTATTTCTCAAACCCCTTGGGCGGAAATGCTACAACTAAAGACGACGTAGTTGTTTATGGAATTAGAACGCAGTTCAGCTTCTAA
- a CDS encoding radical SAM protein: protein MSLGKEIKSKDIKVSRLHPCFGGKAHNKYGRIHLPVSPACNIQCRFCSRTLNKTEERPGVTGQVLKPEETPAIVNKALELCPEITVVGIAGPGDTLATDNALKAFELVHSEHPELIKCLSTNGLLLPQKAKQLADVGVRSVTVTVNAVDPVILDKIVSHIIYNGVRLTGLIAAEILIGSQLEGIEKVAALGVTLKVNTVLIPGVNDKHISEISKAVKAAGANIYNIIPLIPQGEFINFKAPTCDDLAQARKSASDFLEVFYHCKHCRADACGIPGKEDLSSKLYDRQPDTFSHG, encoded by the coding sequence ATGAGTTTAGGGAAAGAAATAAAATCTAAAGATATAAAAGTAAGCCGGCTTCATCCGTGTTTTGGCGGAAAAGCTCATAATAAATACGGAAGAATTCATCTTCCGGTAAGCCCTGCCTGCAACATTCAATGCAGATTTTGCAGCAGAACTTTAAACAAAACCGAAGAACGTCCGGGAGTAACGGGACAAGTTTTAAAGCCGGAAGAAACTCCGGCAATAGTAAACAAAGCTTTAGAATTGTGTCCGGAAATTACGGTTGTAGGCATAGCCGGTCCCGGCGACACGCTTGCTACGGATAACGCTTTAAAAGCTTTTGAACTTGTTCACAGCGAGCATCCGGAACTTATAAAGTGCTTAAGCACAAACGGTCTTTTGTTGCCGCAAAAAGCAAAACAGCTTGCAGACGTCGGCGTTAGAAGCGTTACGGTTACAGTTAACGCGGTTGACCCTGTAATTTTAGATAAAATCGTTTCGCACATAATTTATAACGGCGTCCGGCTTACGGGGCTTATTGCGGCGGAAATTTTAATAGGCTCGCAGCTTGAAGGAATAGAAAAAGTTGCGGCTCTCGGAGTAACGCTAAAAGTAAACACCGTATTAATTCCCGGCGTAAACGACAAACATATTTCTGAAATTTCTAAAGCCGTAAAAGCGGCGGGCGCAAATATTTACAACATTATCCCCCTTATACCTCAAGGAGAATTTATAAATTTTAAAGCGCCTACTTGCGACGATTTAGCGCAGGCAAGAAAGTCGGCAAGCGATTTTTTGGAAGTTTTTTATCACTGTAAACACTGCAGAGCAGACGCCTGCGGAATTCCCGGCAAAGAAGATTTATCATCAAAACTTTACGACAGACAGCCGGATACGTTTTCGCACGGATAA
- a CDS encoding NifB/NifX family molybdenum-iron cluster-binding protein: MSKIRIALATSDGKIIDQHFGKCQKFTIVDYDSDSKKYEVADIREAERMCSPTGHTQQGLEKTIKLLSDSKYVVVSRIGIWITPILKENAITAVEFSGNIEEALANIQKGL; the protein is encoded by the coding sequence ATGAGCAAAATAAGAATAGCTTTGGCTACCAGCGACGGGAAAATAATAGATCAGCATTTTGGCAAATGTCAAAAATTTACCATTGTTGATTACGACTCGGACAGCAAAAAATATGAAGTAGCGGACATTCGCGAGGCAGAGCGAATGTGCAGCCCTACAGGGCACACGCAGCAGGGGTTGGAAAAAACAATTAAGTTGTTGTCGGATTCAAAATACGTAGTAGTAAGCAGAATAGGAATATGGATAACGCCTATTCTTAAAGAGAACGCAATAACAGCCGTTGAGTTTTCAGGAAACATTGAAGAAGCATTGGCAAATATACAAAAGGGGTTGTAA